In Deferrivibrio essentukiensis, the genomic stretch AAACCAAATCCGGACACATCAATGCACAGCTTTTGCACACAATACACTTACTTTCATCAATACACTGAACATAATCATAACCGGCAGAGTTAAATTTCCCTGAAAATTCTAAAATATGTTTAGGACAAACATGAACACACAGACCGCATCCTTTACACTTTTCGATATTTATTTCTACTTTAGGCATCGAAACCTCCACTGTTTATAGTGTTTTTAATATAACCGACTTACCATAAAAG encodes the following:
- a CDS encoding indolepyruvate ferredoxin oxidoreductase subunit alpha, translating into MPKVEINIEKCKGCGLCVHVCPKHILEFSGKFNSAGYDYVQCIDESKCIVCKSCALMCPDLVFTLYKEEKK